The proteins below come from a single Arthrobacter sp. zg-Y1171 genomic window:
- a CDS encoding SRPBCC domain-containing protein: protein MADRISLSGRAQCTPEVLWHVLVDNRASWWPDMDFAAHPGAPLKERWSEDGVEHTATGTVLAVAPGRLLSFRWTAPEWGAHTVVSFELTDEIDATGVAVTESGFAALDAGVGAELSAAHREGWAFHLANLIEQAEKTDQAQQAGGS from the coding sequence ATGGCAGATCGGATCTCGCTTTCCGGCCGGGCGCAGTGCACCCCGGAGGTTCTCTGGCACGTGCTCGTTGATAACCGGGCGTCCTGGTGGCCGGACATGGACTTCGCCGCGCATCCGGGAGCGCCCCTGAAGGAACGGTGGAGCGAGGACGGAGTGGAGCACACCGCCACCGGTACGGTCCTGGCCGTCGCCCCCGGCCGGCTGCTTTCCTTCCGCTGGACCGCACCCGAATGGGGTGCCCATACGGTGGTCAGTTTCGAACTGACCGACGAAATAGATGCCACGGGGGTAGCGGTGACCGAGAGCGGCTTTGCGGCGCTCGACGCCGGCGTGGGCGCCGAACTCTCCGCAGCCCACCGGGAAGGCTGGGCCTTCCACCTGGCGAACCTCATTGAGCAGGCCGAAAAAACCGACCAGGCGCAGCAGGCGGGCGGTTCCTGA
- a CDS encoding SGNH/GDSL hydrolase family protein, which translates to MPEAVSAPESRQEQQPLHLWSRFVAMGDSFTEGIGDPNPDSPGGNRGWADRVAEELALGQPDFSYANLAIRGRLLNQIIDEQLEPALALKPDLVTICAGGNDVIRPGGDPDRLAERMDGAVARLRGSGAGVVLFTGPDLGSTPVLGSVRGRAAVYNENLRTVAKRHGAVIADMWALRELNDPQMWAPDRLHFSPLGHHTIAAMVLDTLQVPHSLQPLETKPLPAKNWRTARSEDMVWAREFLFPWVVRRVRHQSSGDGISAKRPEAGPMFGQRMPQGSAD; encoded by the coding sequence TTGCCCGAAGCCGTTTCCGCCCCCGAATCCCGGCAGGAGCAGCAGCCGCTGCACCTGTGGTCCCGGTTCGTGGCCATGGGCGATTCCTTCACCGAGGGCATCGGCGATCCCAATCCGGACAGTCCGGGCGGCAACCGCGGCTGGGCGGACCGGGTGGCGGAGGAACTTGCTTTGGGCCAGCCCGACTTTTCCTACGCGAACCTCGCCATCCGGGGACGGCTGCTGAACCAGATCATTGACGAGCAGCTGGAGCCGGCCCTCGCCCTGAAGCCGGACCTGGTCACCATCTGCGCAGGCGGCAACGACGTGATCCGCCCCGGCGGCGATCCGGACCGGCTCGCCGAACGCATGGACGGCGCCGTGGCCCGGCTGCGCGGATCAGGCGCCGGAGTGGTCCTGTTCACCGGCCCGGATCTCGGGAGTACCCCTGTGCTGGGCAGTGTCCGGGGCCGGGCGGCCGTCTACAACGAAAACCTGCGGACCGTAGCCAAGCGGCACGGCGCCGTCATTGCCGACATGTGGGCGCTGCGCGAGTTGAATGATCCGCAGATGTGGGCTCCGGACCGCCTGCATTTCTCCCCGCTGGGACACCACACCATTGCCGCGATGGTGCTGGATACCCTGCAGGTGCCGCATTCGCTGCAGCCCCTGGAGACCAAGCCGCTGCCGGCAAAGAACTGGCGGACGGCCCGCTCCGAGGACATGGTCTGGGCCCGTGAATTCCTGTTCCCGTGGGTGGTCCGCCGGGTGCGGCACCAGTCCTCGGGAGACGGGATCTCCGCCAAGCGTCCAGAGGCCGGCCCGATGTTCGGGCAGCGGATGCCGCAGGGATCAGCTGACTAG
- a CDS encoding alpha/beta hydrolase, with protein MTKSAWNPVVLWSKPEAERAGTPLLVLFHGYLANEEDLMGLADYLPSDFTIASVRAPQPSGPGYTWFPLMSDADYSVDAVVDSVADVAAWLDTVRDNHTSVSLLGFSMGMAVATTLMRHRPQDFAAVVGLSGFVVPSQDNPFFHDDELQPGGLQFFWGRDQADPVIDAPRIEYTHAWLNAHTALTKILYSNMGHGINMQELGHVKEFLVHTVLRAGTRAN; from the coding sequence ATGACGAAATCCGCGTGGAATCCTGTTGTCCTCTGGTCCAAACCCGAAGCTGAACGGGCCGGCACCCCGCTGCTGGTGCTGTTCCACGGATACCTGGCCAATGAAGAGGACCTGATGGGGCTGGCCGATTACCTGCCCTCGGACTTCACCATCGCCTCGGTCCGGGCGCCGCAGCCCTCCGGGCCGGGCTACACCTGGTTTCCGCTGATGAGCGACGCCGATTACTCAGTGGACGCAGTGGTGGACTCGGTAGCGGACGTGGCCGCGTGGCTCGACACCGTTCGGGACAATCACACCAGTGTGAGCCTCCTGGGCTTTTCGATGGGGATGGCCGTGGCCACCACCCTCATGCGGCACCGGCCGCAGGACTTTGCCGCCGTCGTCGGACTCTCCGGTTTTGTGGTCCCTTCGCAGGACAACCCGTTCTTCCACGACGACGAACTGCAGCCGGGCGGCCTGCAGTTCTTCTGGGGCCGCGACCAGGCTGACCCGGTCATCGACGCGCCGCGGATCGAATACACGCATGCCTGGCTCAATGCCCACACCGCGCTGACCAAGATCCTCTATTCGAACATGGGCCACGGCATCAACATGCAGGAGCTGGGCCATGTGAAGGAGTTCCTGGTGCATACGGTGCTGCGTGCGGGCACCCGGGCGAACTAG
- a CDS encoding RNA-binding S4 domain-containing protein: MSSSDAQDLPIRDEMIRLGQLLKLANLAEDGIQAKQLIEDGMVKVNGDIEERRGRQLHAGDLVSVNGETVRITREG; encoded by the coding sequence ATGAGTTCTTCCGATGCCCAAGACCTTCCCATCCGCGACGAAATGATCCGCCTGGGCCAGCTGCTCAAGCTCGCCAACCTGGCCGAGGACGGCATCCAGGCCAAACAGCTGATCGAAGACGGAATGGTCAAGGTCAACGGCGACATAGAAGAGCGCCGCGGCCGCCAGCTGCACGCCGGCGACCTCGTCTCCGTCAACGGCGAAACGGTGCGGATTACCCGCGAGGGCTAG
- a CDS encoding DMT family transporter gives MSPLIGLPLSLLAGVAIPSQARVNGALGERLDDGLAAALVSFLVGLVVMIGISLALPRGRAGAGQLIPSLRERRFPRYYVLAGMIGGYFVLSQTLTVAVLGVAVFTVAAVAGQTLTGLVVDRLGIGPAGKKALTVMRVVGAVLTIAAVAWAVSPKLGAGGEPSEWLLPVLLPLTAGMLMSFQQAMNGTTGMHYGTPITATLVNFISGTVLLAAMWGIKVAVSGPGNPLPGEWWLYLGGPLGCIFIGVGALLVRSLGVLLTSLGLIGGQLIGSLLLDIVFPAPGSVVVAATVLGTLLTLLAIVLATLPWNMPGGGPFRRRRTGGPRTQSTPR, from the coding sequence ATGTCCCCGCTGATCGGTCTGCCCCTGTCCCTCCTTGCCGGGGTTGCCATCCCGTCCCAGGCCCGCGTCAACGGCGCCCTGGGGGAACGGCTCGACGACGGCCTGGCCGCCGCCCTGGTCAGCTTCCTGGTCGGGCTGGTCGTTATGATCGGCATCAGCCTGGCCCTGCCCCGCGGCCGGGCCGGCGCCGGGCAGCTGATTCCCTCGCTGCGGGAGCGGCGGTTTCCCCGCTACTACGTGCTGGCCGGCATGATCGGCGGCTACTTCGTCCTCTCCCAGACCCTGACGGTGGCCGTGCTGGGCGTGGCAGTGTTCACCGTCGCCGCCGTCGCGGGGCAGACCCTCACCGGGCTGGTGGTGGACCGGCTCGGTATCGGACCGGCCGGCAAGAAGGCGCTGACCGTGATGCGCGTAGTGGGCGCGGTGCTGACGATTGCCGCCGTGGCCTGGGCGGTCAGCCCGAAGCTGGGGGCCGGGGGAGAGCCGTCCGAATGGCTCCTGCCGGTGCTGCTGCCCCTGACCGCCGGCATGCTGATGAGTTTCCAGCAGGCCATGAACGGCACCACGGGCATGCATTACGGCACCCCCATCACCGCCACGCTGGTGAACTTCATTTCCGGCACCGTCCTGCTGGCCGCGATGTGGGGGATCAAGGTGGCGGTTTCGGGACCGGGCAATCCGCTGCCCGGCGAGTGGTGGCTGTACCTGGGCGGGCCGCTGGGCTGCATCTTCATCGGTGTCGGTGCCCTGCTGGTGCGCAGCCTGGGAGTCCTGCTGACCAGTCTCGGGCTCATCGGCGGACAGCTGATCGGCTCGCTGCTCCTGGACATTGTCTTCCCCGCGCCGGGCTCGGTAGTAGTGGCGGCAACGGTGCTCGGCACGCTGCTGACGCTGCTCGCCATCGTGCTGGCCACGCTGCCGTGGAACATGCCCGGCGGCGGTCCGTTCCGCCGCCGTCGTACCGGCGGGCCCCGGACGCAGTCCACCCCGCGCTGA
- a CDS encoding glycine--tRNA ligase yields the protein MASTKSKLDPIISLAKRRGFVFQSGEIYGGSRSAWDYGPLGVELKENIKKQWWQHMVRGRDDVVGLDSAVILPRQVWEASGHVEVFSDPLVECLSCHKRYRADHLEEAYEEKKGHAPENGLADIACANCGTKGQWTEPQEFSGLLKTFLGPVANEEGMHYLRPETAQGIFVNFNNVLTTSRKKPPFGIGQIGKSFRNEITPGNFIFRTREFEQMEMEFFVEPGTDEEWHKYWIENRFNWYTELGINPENLRLFEHPLEKLSHYSKGTTDVEYRFGFAGSEWGELEGIANRTDFDLGTHSKHSGTDLSYFNQATNERFTPYVIEPAAGLTRSFMAFLVDSYTEDEAPNAKGGVDKRTVLKLDPRLAPVKAAVLPLSRNEDLSPKAKDLAAQLRRNWNIDFDDAGAIGRRYRRQDEIGTPFCITVDFDTLEDQAVTVRERDTMAQERVSLDKVEGYLAERLIGA from the coding sequence ATGGCTTCGACCAAATCCAAGCTGGATCCCATCATCTCCCTGGCCAAGCGCCGGGGGTTCGTCTTCCAGTCGGGAGAGATTTACGGCGGGTCCCGGTCCGCCTGGGATTACGGCCCCCTGGGTGTCGAACTCAAGGAAAACATCAAGAAGCAGTGGTGGCAGCACATGGTCCGCGGCCGCGACGACGTCGTCGGGCTGGATTCCGCCGTCATTCTTCCGCGCCAGGTCTGGGAAGCTTCCGGGCACGTTGAGGTGTTCTCGGATCCGCTGGTGGAGTGCCTGAGCTGCCACAAGCGCTACCGGGCCGACCACCTCGAAGAGGCCTACGAGGAAAAGAAGGGCCACGCCCCCGAAAACGGCCTGGCCGACATTGCCTGCGCCAACTGCGGCACCAAGGGCCAGTGGACCGAACCGCAGGAATTCTCCGGCCTGCTCAAGACCTTCCTCGGCCCCGTGGCCAATGAAGAAGGCATGCATTACCTGCGCCCCGAAACCGCGCAGGGCATCTTCGTGAACTTCAACAACGTGCTGACCACTTCGCGCAAGAAGCCGCCGTTCGGCATCGGCCAGATCGGCAAGAGCTTCCGCAACGAAATCACGCCGGGCAACTTCATTTTCCGCACCCGTGAGTTCGAGCAGATGGAAATGGAGTTCTTCGTCGAGCCGGGCACGGACGAGGAATGGCATAAGTACTGGATCGAAAACCGGTTCAACTGGTACACCGAACTGGGCATAAACCCGGAGAACCTGCGCCTCTTCGAACACCCGCTGGAGAAGCTCAGCCACTACTCCAAGGGCACCACCGACGTCGAATACCGCTTCGGTTTCGCCGGCTCCGAATGGGGCGAGCTCGAGGGCATCGCCAACCGCACCGACTTCGACCTCGGCACGCACTCCAAGCACTCCGGCACGGACCTGAGCTACTTCAACCAGGCCACGAACGAACGCTTCACCCCGTACGTGATCGAGCCCGCCGCCGGTCTGACCCGTTCCTTCATGGCGTTCCTCGTGGACTCCTACACCGAGGACGAGGCACCCAACGCGAAGGGCGGCGTCGACAAGCGCACCGTCCTGAAGCTGGATCCGCGCCTGGCACCGGTCAAGGCCGCGGTGCTGCCGCTGAGCCGCAACGAAGACCTTTCGCCCAAGGCGAAGGACCTCGCCGCGCAGCTGCGCCGCAACTGGAACATCGACTTCGACGACGCCGGCGCCATCGGCCGCCGGTACCGCCGCCAGGACGAGATCGGCACCCCGTTCTGCATCACCGTCGACTTCGACACGCTCGAAGACCAGGCTGTGACCGTCCGCGAACGCGACACCATGGCGCAGGAGCGCGTGAGCCTGGACAAGGTCGAGGGCTACCTGGCCGAACGGCTGATCGGCGCGTAA
- a CDS encoding GNAT family N-acetyltransferase has product MAISFREWREDDDLKLNQLWGDPESAQAGQFRAVLRPSSNEPWSRCIVAEDDGIPVAAGVVYETSLHPDRLWAYVEVARENRRTGLGTTLLGMLRKEAESAPSGVTRLRAKVEPGTPAAGFAEAAGLAPIQRSCVVLVEPGKLKLPVFTDDGPQLDEAATGSVELTQAVTQFYNAVHDWDRADMTLGKAQQMLLNDATGASGAVVLRDKPKKDGGKIAAFAVSYTQERTDEPADVLVGYDTTLDLDEAQAAVESLVAMLAYQYPVQLEVDESMTAVVRALEPLIKAGVARQVGSETLILSD; this is encoded by the coding sequence ATGGCTATTTCGTTCCGCGAATGGCGGGAAGACGACGATCTTAAGCTCAACCAGCTCTGGGGCGACCCGGAGAGTGCGCAGGCCGGGCAGTTCCGTGCCGTGCTGCGCCCGTCCTCCAATGAGCCGTGGAGCCGCTGCATCGTGGCCGAAGACGACGGCATTCCGGTGGCAGCCGGCGTTGTCTACGAGACGAGCCTGCACCCGGACCGGCTGTGGGCCTACGTGGAGGTAGCCCGGGAAAACCGGCGCACCGGCCTGGGCACCACCCTGCTGGGCATGCTGCGCAAGGAAGCCGAGTCGGCGCCGTCGGGCGTGACCCGGCTCCGCGCCAAGGTGGAGCCGGGTACCCCGGCCGCCGGGTTCGCCGAAGCAGCCGGGCTCGCCCCGATCCAGCGGTCCTGCGTGGTGCTGGTGGAACCGGGCAAGCTGAAGCTGCCGGTGTTCACCGACGACGGACCCCAGCTGGACGAAGCGGCCACGGGTTCGGTGGAGCTCACCCAGGCAGTCACGCAGTTCTACAATGCCGTGCATGACTGGGACCGCGCCGACATGACCCTCGGCAAGGCCCAGCAGATGCTGCTCAACGACGCCACCGGTGCTTCCGGCGCCGTGGTGCTGCGGGACAAGCCGAAGAAGGACGGCGGGAAGATCGCCGCCTTCGCCGTGAGCTACACGCAGGAACGCACGGACGAACCCGCCGATGTGCTGGTGGGGTATGACACCACCCTGGACCTCGACGAGGCGCAGGCCGCAGTCGAGTCCCTGGTGGCGATGCTCGCGTACCAGTACCCGGTGCAGCTGGAAGTGGACGAGTCCATGACCGCAGTGGTCCGGGCCCTGGAACCGCTGATCAAGGCGGGCGTGGCCCGGCAGGTCGGCAGCGAAACGCTGATCCTCAGCGACTAG
- a CDS encoding TetR/AcrR family transcriptional regulator, which translates to MPRESGTKRAILDAALDLAAANGISGTTMDDVAERAGVAKGSLYYNFSSKDKLFEKLLLEGVGALTECLRNARSGLAGWQAIESMVRALLELLSENRALAKLMAAEILRTDRTWQHSLHLLRQEALAEFVEPIRQTGGPAGLPDGGSDRLTLIAGSVFGATLMGALDWLVFDPERSVDDVAAAVLYALSGRLQS; encoded by the coding sequence ATGCCCCGCGAATCCGGCACCAAGCGCGCCATCCTCGACGCCGCATTGGACCTGGCCGCCGCCAACGGCATCTCCGGAACCACCATGGACGACGTGGCCGAACGGGCCGGGGTGGCCAAGGGCAGCCTCTATTACAACTTCTCCTCCAAGGACAAGCTCTTCGAGAAGCTCCTGCTGGAGGGTGTGGGTGCCCTGACCGAGTGCCTCCGGAACGCGCGCAGCGGCCTGGCCGGTTGGCAGGCCATCGAGTCGATGGTCCGCGCCCTGCTGGAGCTGCTGTCCGAAAACCGCGCCCTGGCCAAACTCATGGCTGCGGAGATCCTGCGCACAGACCGCACCTGGCAGCACTCCCTGCACCTGCTGCGGCAGGAGGCGCTGGCCGAGTTCGTGGAGCCCATCCGTCAGACCGGCGGGCCCGCCGGCCTGCCCGACGGCGGATCGGACCGGCTGACCCTGATTGCCGGCAGCGTGTTTGGCGCCACTTTGATGGGTGCACTGGACTGGCTGGTGTTCGATCCGGAACGTTCCGTGGATGATGTGGCCGCAGCCGTGCTTTATGCGTTGTCCGGGCGGCTGCAGTCCTGA
- a CDS encoding short-chain fatty acid transporter: MTTAAKSTSAPSEKGLARVAQVMARWTEKWFPDAYVFALGGVVLVALAALLNGSSPQAVVDSFGNGFWDLTAFTLQMAMVVLTGYTVATSPPVARLIARLALVPQTAATAVSFVAFLSMSVSFLNWGLSLVFGGLLARAIARRRDLQVDYRALGAAAFMGLGAVWALGLSSSAAQLQATAASLPPALLEVTGVLDFGKTIFTWQSLLTCAILIALTTLIAHFSAPRGAAIRTAQDLGVDLDDSPEPAAKRERPGEWLEYSRILPVLLGLLTVGWLVSQFVTKPFLTVISSLNGYLLVFLVLGLVLHGTPRNFLQAVTKAVPATAGILVQFPLYAAMAAILTKAEGSGGMTVSAHLAEFFTSIGSGGGFAVVIAVYTVILGVFVPSGGGKWLVEAPYVMQSATDVEMNLGWTVQIYNVAEALPNLVNPFFMLPLLAVLKLRARDLVGFTFLQFTIHLPVVLLLVWLLGMTFSFEPPVIPPEAPAPAP; encoded by the coding sequence ATGACCACCGCTGCCAAGAGCACCTCCGCACCGTCCGAGAAGGGGCTGGCCCGGGTAGCCCAGGTGATGGCCCGCTGGACGGAGAAATGGTTCCCGGATGCTTATGTCTTCGCTCTCGGCGGCGTGGTTCTTGTCGCTTTGGCGGCCCTGCTGAACGGTTCCTCGCCGCAGGCCGTGGTGGACTCCTTCGGGAACGGATTCTGGGACCTCACGGCCTTTACCCTGCAGATGGCCATGGTGGTGCTCACCGGCTACACCGTGGCCACCTCCCCGCCGGTGGCGCGGCTGATCGCCCGGCTGGCGCTGGTTCCGCAGACCGCGGCAACCGCCGTCAGCTTTGTGGCTTTCCTGTCCATGTCCGTGTCCTTCCTGAACTGGGGGCTCAGCCTGGTCTTCGGCGGGCTGCTGGCACGGGCGATTGCCCGCCGGCGCGACCTCCAGGTGGACTACCGCGCCCTGGGAGCAGCGGCGTTTATGGGGCTGGGCGCCGTGTGGGCGCTGGGGCTCTCTTCCTCAGCCGCCCAGCTGCAGGCGACGGCGGCCTCCCTGCCGCCGGCACTGCTGGAGGTCACCGGGGTGCTGGACTTCGGCAAGACCATCTTCACGTGGCAGTCCCTGCTGACCTGCGCCATCCTCATCGCGCTGACCACCCTCATTGCCCACTTCTCCGCTCCGCGCGGGGCTGCCATCCGCACGGCGCAGGACCTCGGCGTGGACCTGGACGACTCCCCGGAACCGGCGGCCAAACGCGAGCGTCCCGGCGAGTGGCTCGAGTACAGCCGCATCCTGCCGGTGCTGCTGGGCCTGCTCACCGTGGGCTGGCTGGTATCGCAGTTCGTGACCAAGCCCTTCCTGACAGTGATCTCAAGCCTGAACGGCTACCTGCTGGTCTTCCTGGTCCTGGGCCTGGTGCTGCACGGCACCCCGCGCAACTTCCTCCAGGCGGTGACCAAGGCCGTTCCGGCAACCGCCGGCATCCTGGTGCAGTTCCCCCTGTATGCGGCCATGGCGGCCATCCTGACCAAGGCGGAGGGATCGGGCGGCATGACCGTCTCCGCGCATCTGGCCGAGTTCTTCACCAGCATCGGTTCCGGCGGCGGCTTTGCCGTGGTGATTGCGGTCTATACCGTCATCCTCGGCGTCTTTGTTCCATCCGGCGGCGGGAAGTGGCTGGTGGAGGCACCCTACGTGATGCAGTCCGCCACCGACGTCGAAATGAACCTGGGCTGGACCGTGCAGATCTACAACGTAGCCGAGGCCCTGCCGAACCTGGTGAACCCCTTCTTTATGCTCCCGCTGCTGGCGGTCTTGAAGCTGCGGGCCCGGGACCTGGTGGGATTCACTTTCCTGCAGTTCACCATCCACCTCCCGGTGGTGCTGCTGCTGGTCTGGCTGCTGGGCATGACCTTCAGCTTCGAACCTCCCGTGATCCCTCCGGAGGCACCCGCACCGGCACCGTAG
- the dusB gene encoding tRNA dihydrouridine synthase DusB, with protein MQITSTLGVQGTGVNSPHRQRCPGSARGGTGFASACENRGVTVLSPELKLELPPLQLGPITVDTPVILAPMAGITNKAFRRLCREYGGGLYVTEMVTSRALVERSPESMRIIKHDDDEKVRSVQLYGVDPKTVGAAVRLLVEEDRADHIDLNFGCPVPKVTRKGGGSALPWKLDLFTAIVQTAVKEASRGNVPLTIKMRKGIDEDHLTFLDAGKIARDSGVAAVTLHGRTASQFYSGKADWSAIAELREALPDMNVLGNGDIWSAEDAIRMVRETGVDGVVIGRGCQGRPWLFGDLEAAFEGSTERHRPGLKQVSDSVYRHAELLVETFGDEVIALRDIRKHMAWYFKGYVVGGDLRAKLATVPSLAVLRELLDQLDPDAPYPGTDAEGPRGRAGTPKKTALPEGWLDGRELNAAQKSIISAAELDVSGG; from the coding sequence ATGCAGATCACCAGCACGCTAGGGGTGCAGGGAACCGGTGTCAATTCCCCGCACCGGCAGCGTTGCCCGGGCTCGGCGCGGGGCGGTACCGGATTTGCATCGGCTTGCGAGAATAGAGGGGTGACTGTTTTATCTCCGGAACTCAAGCTTGAGCTTCCCCCGCTGCAATTAGGCCCGATCACCGTGGACACCCCGGTGATCCTGGCACCCATGGCCGGCATCACCAACAAGGCCTTCCGCCGGCTCTGCCGCGAATACGGGGGAGGGCTGTACGTGACTGAAATGGTCACCTCCCGCGCCCTCGTGGAACGCTCGCCGGAATCCATGCGGATCATCAAGCACGACGACGACGAAAAGGTCCGCTCCGTCCAGCTCTACGGTGTGGATCCCAAGACCGTCGGTGCAGCCGTCCGCCTCCTGGTGGAGGAGGACCGCGCCGACCACATTGACCTGAATTTCGGCTGCCCGGTCCCGAAGGTCACCCGCAAGGGCGGCGGTTCGGCCCTGCCGTGGAAGCTGGACCTGTTCACCGCCATTGTGCAGACGGCGGTGAAGGAAGCCTCCCGGGGCAACGTGCCGCTGACCATCAAGATGCGCAAGGGCATTGACGAGGACCACCTGACGTTCCTTGATGCCGGGAAGATCGCCCGCGACTCCGGTGTGGCCGCCGTGACCCTGCACGGACGCACGGCGTCGCAGTTCTACTCCGGCAAGGCCGACTGGTCCGCCATCGCGGAACTGCGCGAAGCCCTGCCGGACATGAACGTTCTGGGCAACGGCGACATCTGGTCCGCCGAAGACGCCATCCGCATGGTGCGCGAGACCGGGGTTGACGGCGTCGTCATCGGACGCGGCTGCCAGGGCCGCCCGTGGCTCTTCGGTGACCTGGAAGCGGCTTTCGAGGGAAGCACCGAGCGGCACCGGCCCGGATTGAAGCAGGTGTCCGACAGCGTGTACCGGCATGCGGAACTGCTGGTGGAGACCTTCGGCGACGAAGTGATTGCCCTGCGTGACATCCGCAAGCACATGGCCTGGTACTTCAAGGGCTACGTAGTAGGGGGAGACCTCCGCGCTAAACTGGCCACGGTACCGTCCCTGGCGGTACTCCGTGAACTGCTGGACCAGCTGGACCCCGATGCTCCCTACCCCGGCACAGACGCCGAGGGACCGCGCGGACGGGCCGGAACACCCAAAAAGACAGCGTTGCCGGAAGGCTGGCTGGACGGGCGGGAACTCAACGCCGCCCAGAAATCCATCATCTCGGCAGCCGAACTCGACGTATCAGGCGGCTAA
- a CDS encoding deoxyguanosinetriphosphate triphosphohydrolase, with protein MTFPQAVQTAGYTEVDLARWVTEPAKNTNRTQFGRDRARVLHSSALRRLGAKTQVVAPDTDDFVRTRLTHSLEVAQVGRELGNALGCDPDVVDAACLSHDLGHPPFGHNGETALNDIAHAIGGFEGNAQTLRLLTRLEPKIIAPDGTPAGLNLTRASLDAATKYPWSIADAPIVNGHRTTKFGVYEDDLPVFTWLRDGAPDGRSCLEAQVMDLADDISYSVHDVEDAIVAGHVQLKWLDNPDQRARVVGYTQQWYLPGVEAAAIDAALARLEATNVWVRESDGSRRAMAALKDMTSQLIGRFCNSALEATRGIYGTDPLTRYNAEMVVPEVTQLEIAVMKGLATTFVMTTDQRQPLYERQREILTALVAQLSATGDKHLDPMFAADWRDAPDDGARLRVVVDQVASLTDGSALALHERLVGPVPALW; from the coding sequence ATGACCTTCCCGCAGGCAGTCCAAACCGCAGGCTATACCGAAGTTGACCTGGCCCGCTGGGTTACGGAACCGGCGAAAAACACCAACCGCACGCAGTTCGGCCGCGACCGTGCGCGGGTGCTGCATTCCTCCGCGCTGCGCCGGCTGGGTGCCAAGACCCAGGTGGTCGCCCCGGACACGGACGACTTCGTCCGCACCCGGCTGACGCACAGCCTCGAAGTGGCGCAGGTGGGCCGGGAACTGGGCAATGCGCTCGGCTGCGATCCCGACGTCGTCGACGCCGCGTGCCTGTCCCATGACCTGGGGCACCCGCCCTTCGGCCACAACGGCGAAACCGCGCTGAACGACATTGCGCATGCGATCGGCGGCTTCGAAGGAAACGCACAGACGCTGCGGCTGCTGACCCGGCTGGAACCGAAGATCATTGCTCCCGACGGCACGCCTGCCGGGTTGAACCTGACCCGCGCCAGCCTGGACGCCGCCACCAAATACCCGTGGTCCATTGCGGATGCTCCGATCGTCAACGGGCACCGCACCACCAAGTTCGGTGTCTACGAGGATGACCTCCCTGTCTTCACCTGGCTGCGCGACGGCGCTCCGGACGGACGTTCCTGCCTTGAGGCGCAGGTGATGGACCTGGCGGACGACATCTCCTACTCGGTGCACGACGTCGAAGACGCGATAGTCGCCGGCCACGTCCAGCTCAAGTGGCTGGACAATCCCGACCAGCGTGCACGCGTGGTCGGCTACACGCAGCAGTGGTACCTGCCCGGTGTTGAAGCCGCGGCCATTGATGCCGCCCTCGCCCGGCTGGAAGCCACCAACGTGTGGGTGCGCGAATCGGACGGCAGCCGCCGTGCGATGGCGGCCCTGAAGGACATGACCAGCCAGCTCATCGGCCGGTTCTGCAACAGCGCCCTCGAAGCGACGCGGGGCATCTACGGCACCGATCCGCTGACCCGGTACAACGCCGAAATGGTGGTCCCCGAGGTCACCCAGCTGGAAATCGCCGTCATGAAGGGCCTGGCCACCACGTTCGTCATGACCACTGACCAGCGCCAGCCCCTGTACGAACGCCAGCGTGAAATCCTCACTGCCCTTGTCGCCCAGCTCTCCGCCACCGGGGACAAGCACCTGGACCCGATGTTCGCGGCGGACTGGCGGGACGCGCCCGACGACGGCGCCCGGCTGCGCGTCGTCGTCGACCAAGTGGCCTCGCTGACGGACGGTTCGGCCCTTGCCCTGCATGAGCGGCTGGTAGGACCGGTTCCGGCGCTCTGGTAG